Sequence from the Sphingobium indicum B90A genome:
CAGCCTGGGCGCGCGAAGCCGTTGTCGCGCTCCGCCGCGAGGGCAAGCTTGGCCAGGAAGATCAGCTGCCGGCCGCGGCTTCGCTATCCGAGGAAGAAGAGGATGCGGCCTTCAGCGAGAATCCCGATCGTGGTCTCGCAACCTGATGGCACTGCGGACCACCAGGACATCCATCACCTTCAAGGCGCCATTTCGGCTGGCCGCATTGGACGAAGTCCTGTCGGCGGGCGTCTACGATATCGATACCGAAGAGGAGATCATCGAGGGCAATGAACGCGCGGTCTATGTCCGTGTTGCAACGCTCCTCTATGTGCGGACCCATAACATGGTCCAAACCGTCACGGTCGATCCAAAGGAGATCCAGGCAGCCTTGGACGCCGATGATCGCTCCTGAAGCGACCGTCCATTCATCCCGTTTTCCGGCAACAGGCCGACAGAAAGTCGGCCACGCGGTCAGGCAGCTTCGAGATTCACTGCAGACTGTTTGCCGCGTCGATCGGTCTCGACTTCATATTGAAGACGCTGATCTTTCTGCAGCGTCACCATGCCAGCGCGTTCCACGGCGCTGATCCACAGCGATGTCACGCTGGGCGCGGGCCGTGGCGATCGCGTAGCGGAATACCTGGCTGCAGGTGCTGCGAATGCGGTTGGCTGTATTGTAGCGTTTCGTGGCCTCCTCCTTCTTCAGGACCAGGAGGAGCTCATGCGCTGAAATCTCGGTAATAGGGCGGCGACCGATTGCGGCGTAGGTTTTGCCCAGTAGCCATCTAGCTTTTTTGAGGGTGAGCGGCGCGGCGCCCTCTTTTTCGATCTTCTCCAGCCATTCCTCCGCAATCGTCTCGAAGGTGTTGGTTGCAGCCAACGACTTGGCGATTTTGTCCAGCTTCGCCTGCTCGGCCGGATCGACTCGCTTCGCCAGCTTCCGTCGCGCCTCGAGAAGCATCTCCCGTGCTTCGCTCAGCATGATTTCTGGCCAGCGGCCAAATGACAGGGTGCGCTGCTGTCCGTTGAAGCGATAGTTCATGCGCCAGTACCGGACACCGGTCGGCTTTACGAGCAGGTAAAGGCCATCACGATCGGAGAGCTTGTACGGCTTCTCCTTGGGCCTAGCGTTTTTCACCGCATTTGCGGTGAGGCCTGTTCTGCGGCTGCTGCCTTCTGCCATGATGGACCTCCCAAGCGGTGCTCGGCGGGCGGTCCATCATCTGTACCCTCATTGTACTCGGAAGAGGATGGAGCCGACCGGATTTGCTTGGCAAGTCTAGCACAAAAAATGGCGGAAATCAGCCATTTTCTGGACGATTGTGGACGTCTCTGGAAGCTGAAATGGAGGCCCGAGCCGGAATCGAACCGGCGTATACGGATTTGCAGTCCGCTGCGTCACCACTCCGCCATCGGGCCTCGTCGTGGGTGGCCGCAAATGTGCGGCTTTTGGTGCAAAGTCAAGCAGGGCTGTGATATTGTGGCGCAAGATTCTGGTGCCAAGGCGCGCAAAGCCGCTTGGCGTGGCTTGTCCGCTGATTTAGAGGTCCGATAATATCTTTGCTGTATTGCTTTCCTAATACAGCTCCCCTAAAGCTATTCCAGTCGAGGAATTGTCGTGACCGAGCAGAATTTTTCATCGATGCGGGCCGCCATGGTCGAAAGCCAGCTTCGCACCAGCGATGTGGACGATCAGCGCGTGATCGCGGCGATGGCGCATGTGGCGCGCGAGGAATTCGTGCCCGCCGAGCGGCGGGCGATGGCCTATGTCGACCGGCCGGTCCCGCTCGCCGGCGGGCGCGCGCTCAATCCGCCGCTGGTGACGGGCCGCCTGCTCAAGGAGGCGCAGATCGCCAAGGGCGACAAGGTGCTGCTGATCGGCGCCGCCACCGGCTACAGCGCGGCGCTGCTCGCAAGGCTGGGCGCTCAGGTCACCGCGGTTGAGGAAGAGGGCGGGCCGGAGATCGCGGTCGACGGCGTGGCGGTGGTTCGCGGTCCGCTGAACGCCGGTTCCGCCGCCGATGCGCCCTATGATGTGCTGTTTATCGACGGCGCAGTGGAGGAAGTGCCCGCCGCGCTCGTTCAGCAGCTTGCCGATGGCGCGCGGGTGGTGACGGGTATCGTGGAGCGCGGCGTCACCCGCCTGTGCAGCGGTCGGGTGGTGTCGGGCGTGCTGGGTCTTTCCCGCCTCGCCGACATGGAAATGGTTGTGCTTCCGGGCTTTGCCGCGCCGGAAGGATTTGTGTTCTGAAAGGGCCTATTGGGGGGGACATGACGGCAAAAGTTCGGCTTTCGGGGCGCACCGCCTTCATCCTGTTGCTGTCGATGTCCTCCGCCCTGGGCGGCGCGGCCCATGCGGAAACGTTGCAGGGCGCGCTCGCCAAGGCCTATCGGTCGAACCCGACCCTGACGGGCGCGCGCGCCGGTCAGCGGGCGACGGATGAGAATGTGCCGATCCAGAAGGCGGCGGGTCGGCCCGCGCTGGATGGGACCGGCAGCTATTCCGAAAGCATCCTCAAGCCCACGATCAGCTTCACTTCGCCGCAGCGCACGCTGAACGCGAACGCGCAGTTGAGCGTTCCCCTCTATGCCGGGGGCAGCGTGCGCAACGCCGTCCGGGCCGCCAAGACGCGGGTCGCCGCCGGTCAGGCCGATCTGCGCGGCACGGAGGCCAGCGTCTTCTCGCAGGTCGTCGCGGCCTATATGGACGTCATCCGCAACAGCGCGGTCGTCGCGCTCAACCAGGCCAATGTGCGGGCGCTGGAGGTCAATCTGCAGGCGACCGGCGATCGGTTCGAGGTGGGCGACGTGACCCGCACCGACGTGGCGCAATCCGAATCGCGCCTGGCGCTGGCGCGGTCCGACCTGCAAAATGCGGAGGCCAATCTGATCACGGCCCGCGAAAATTACATCGCGCTGGTGGGCGAGGCGCCCGACAATCTGGAGCCGCCGCCGCCCCTGCCGGGCCTGCCCGCGACCCCGGAAAGCGCCGTGCAGGTGGCGCTCAAGGACAATCCCGACATTCTGGCCGCGCAGAAGCTGAGGGAAGCGCAGCAGTTCGACGTGCGCGCCGCCAAGGGCACGGTGCTGCCGACGGTATCCGCCTTCACCCAGGCGGGCTACACCAACTATCTGGACACGTTGATGGGCGCTGGTGGTTCTGGCAGCGCCACCGGATCGCAGATCAACAAGCAGGCGTCGGCTGGCGTCCAGCTCAACATTCCCTTCTATCAGGGCGGCCGTCCGGCCGCGCAGGTGCGGCGCAACCAGGCGCTGGAATCCCAGGCTCTGGAGCGAGAGATCGAGGTCGAGCGCGGCGTGATCGCGCAGACGCGGTCCGCCTATGCAAGCTGGCAGGCGTCGCTGGAAAGCATCCAGTCGAACCAGAAGGCGGTGGAGGCGGCCAACCTGTCGCTCGAGGGGGTGCGGGCGGAAAATTCCGTCGGCAGCCGCACCATCCTGGACATTTTGAATGCCGAGCAGGAGGCGGTGAACGCCAAGGTTCAGCTCGTGACGGCGCGTCGCAACGCCTATGTCGCGGGTTTCAGCCTGCTGGCCGCCATGGGCCATGCGGAGGCGGACGATCTGAACCTGGAAGCGGGCACGCTCTACGACCCGATGGTCAATTACGACCGGGTGAAGGGCAAGTGGTTCGACTGGGATTTCGACCCCGCGCCCAAGGTGCAATCGACGCGGACCGTTGACTCGCCCGCGCAAAACGCCAATGTGGACCCCGGTTTGGCGCAGCCTTAACGCAATTTTAACCCCAAGGGCGTTCCTTTGGTGCTATAGCGTTAACGGGGACTGGAATAGGGGTTGACCATGGGCGACATGAGCAAGGAACCCTCGATGGAGGACATCCTGTCGTCCATCAAGCGGATCATCGCTGAAGAGGGCGAGGAGGCGGTGCAGACCCTGCCGCGCCGCGTGCGGGGCGAGGCGGCGCCCAAGGTCCGCGCCGTTCCCGTTGCGGAGGCGATGTCCGAGCCTGCCAGCGACGAAGTGCTGGAACTGACCGACGAGGTCGCTGTGGAGGAACCCATGCCCGCCCATCGAACGTCCCGCGCCTCCAAGACCGCTGCCGAGCAGGGGGATGCGTCCATCCTGTCCGTCGAGAGCGAAGTCGCGGCCCGGCATTCGCTGTCCGCTTTGTCCTCAATGCTGGTGACGCCCAAGGATGGGGAGGACAATACGCTGGACGGGCTGGTCCGCTCGATGCTGAAGCCGATGCTGAAGGAATGGCTGGACGCGCGGTTGCCGCAGATGGTCGAAGATATGGTCGCCAGGGAAATCGCCCGCATCACCGGCCGTTGAGCAGGGTGGAGAGGGCTGATTCGGCGGACCGGGGAGGGCGGTTGCTCATCCTGTGCGCGGTTCATGCTTTACGCACCCTGATCTGAGCATTCTTGTTCTTTTGTTACGCGTGGATGGTTGATCCTTGCGCGTTGGCGGGATTGCCGCCTACACCCTTGTCCATAGCTGTCGACGCCGCCCGCGAGAGAGCGGCGCGACTCGATCCAAGGGTGCTCATCCATGAAATATCTTCTGCAAGCAGGACTTGGCGCTCTGGCCCTGGCCCAATCGGCGCTGGCCGTCGCGCCCGCCGCTGCCCGGCCATTCACGCCCAGCGACATGGTCAGCCTGAACCGCGTGTCCGCCCCGGCGGTTTCGCCGGACGGGAAATGGCTGGCCTATCAGTTGCGCGTGACCGACCTCGCCGGGAACAGGGGCCGGACGGACCTGTATCTGCTGGACCTGGGCAAGGCGGGCGCAACGCCGCGCATGATTGCTTCGGCCCCGGACAAGAATGAAAGCGCGCCGGCCTTTTCGGCGGACGGGAAATCGCTCTATTATCTGTCCAACCGGAGCGGCGACGACCAGCTTTGGCGGGTCTCCGTAGCAGGCGGGAGCGCCGAGCAGGTGACGCGGGCGCCCGGCGGAATTTCCGGCTTTCTGCTCAGCCCCACGGGCGACCGGGTCGCCCTGTGGGCGGACCGGCCCGTGGGGGCGAAGACCCTTGACGACACAAAGCCTGCCGCGCTCCCAAGCGCTGGCACCGGCCGCGTCTACGACCAGCTATTCGCGCGCCATTGGGACGCATGGTCCGACGGCCAGCGCTCGCAAATCTTCGTGATGCCGCTGTCGGGCGGCAAGGCGGTGTCGGTCATGGGCGCGCTGGTCGGGGACAGCCCGTCCAAGCCCTTCGGCGGAGCAGAGGAGATCGCCTGGAGCGCCGACGGCAGGACATTGTTCTTCGCACTGCGCGAAGCGGGGCGGATCGAGCCACTGTCGACCAATCTCGAC
This genomic interval carries:
- a CDS encoding protein-L-isoaspartate O-methyltransferase family protein; this encodes MTEQNFSSMRAAMVESQLRTSDVDDQRVIAAMAHVAREEFVPAERRAMAYVDRPVPLAGGRALNPPLVTGRLLKEAQIAKGDKVLLIGAATGYSAALLARLGAQVTAVEEEGGPEIAVDGVAVVRGPLNAGSAADAPYDVLFIDGAVEEVPAALVQQLADGARVVTGIVERGVTRLCSGRVVSGVLGLSRLADMEMVVLPGFAAPEGFVF
- a CDS encoding TolC family outer membrane protein, encoding MTAKVRLSGRTAFILLLSMSSALGGAAHAETLQGALAKAYRSNPTLTGARAGQRATDENVPIQKAAGRPALDGTGSYSESILKPTISFTSPQRTLNANAQLSVPLYAGGSVRNAVRAAKTRVAAGQADLRGTEASVFSQVVAAYMDVIRNSAVVALNQANVRALEVNLQATGDRFEVGDVTRTDVAQSESRLALARSDLQNAEANLITARENYIALVGEAPDNLEPPPPLPGLPATPESAVQVALKDNPDILAAQKLREAQQFDVRAAKGTVLPTVSAFTQAGYTNYLDTLMGAGGSGSATGSQINKQASAGVQLNIPFYQGGRPAAQVRRNQALESQALEREIEVERGVIAQTRSAYASWQASLESIQSNQKAVEAANLSLEGVRAENSVGSRTILDILNAEQEAVNAKVQLVTARRNAYVAGFSLLAAMGHAEADDLNLEAGTLYDPMVNYDRVKGKWFDWDFDPAPKVQSTRTVDSPAQNANVDPGLAQP
- a CDS encoding DUF2497 domain-containing protein, with protein sequence MGDMSKEPSMEDILSSIKRIIAEEGEEAVQTLPRRVRGEAAPKVRAVPVAEAMSEPASDEVLELTDEVAVEEPMPAHRTSRASKTAAEQGDASILSVESEVAARHSLSALSSMLVTPKDGEDNTLDGLVRSMLKPMLKEWLDARLPQMVEDMVAREIARITGR